A genomic region of Tigriopus californicus strain San Diego chromosome 1, Tcal_SD_v2.1, whole genome shotgun sequence contains the following coding sequences:
- the LOC131885808 gene encoding charged multivesicular body protein 5-like, whose product MNRMFGRGKPKEPAPNLTDCITTVDTRAEGVDKKIARLDGELKKYRDQMAKMRDGPAKNAVKQKALRVLKQKKQYETQADNLRNQSFNMEQTNYATQSLQDTKTTVNAMKMGVKQMKKEFKNVNLEQIEDLQDDLSDMLEDANEVQEVLGRAYGVPDIDEDELEAELEALGDDIALDEDSSYLDEIAAPNAPDKEPGADSIAVPDKDGVQVDEFGLPKIPAQQH is encoded by the exons ATGAATCGCATGTTCGGCCGAGGAAAACCCAAGGAGCCCGCTCCCAATCTCACGGATTGCATCACCACG gtAGACACGCGAGCTGAGGGTGTGGACAAGAAAATCGCCCGGTTGGATGGCGAGTTGAAGAAGTATCGTGatcaaatggccaaaatgCGGGATGGACCGGCCAAAAACGCGGTCAAACAAAAGGCTCTACGGGTTTTGAAGCAGAAGAAACAGTACGAGACGCAAGCCGACAACCTCCGCAATCAGTCCTTCAACATGGAACAGACCAATTACGCCACGCAGAGCCTCCAGGACACCAAGACCACCGTTAATGCCATGAAGATGGGCgtcaaacaaatgaaaaaggaattCAAAAACGTCAACCTCGAGCAAATCGAG GACTTGCAAGACGATCTGTCCGATATGCTGGAAGACGCTAATGAAGTTCAAGAAGTATTGGGGCGGGCTTATGGTGTGCCAGACATTGATGAAGACGAGCTGGAGGCTGAGCTGGAGGCGTTGGGCGACGATATCGCCTTGGATGAAGACTCCTCGTACCTCGACGAGATTGCGGCGCCCAATGCACCCGACAAGGAACCCGGTGCAGATAGTATTGCGGTGCCCGACAAAGATGGCGTTCAAGTGGATGAATTTGGATTGCCCAAGATCCCTGCCCAGCAACACTAA
- the LOC131885681 gene encoding rho GTPase-activating protein 26-like, with protein MGLLALEFSDCLLDSPYFRENLKAHERQLDQSSNNIKDIVKDIQDVMEAGKTLSKAKRNLANSLADCRLECIGSKLTHDEIVISNSMRELGRFFLSCEDEMDRMLDQAQEKFVAPLESFRKEQIGSVKKKRKEFEKHTAKFCAAQDRYAGLSSKKEESLAEAAEIVRQERKSLNGASLEYVYLMHVVQERKKFEFVEGILGFMQAWTMYYKHGHSVTSDFAHYMMDLKSRVQKTRENFSPTIERYDDLKEKMRVASHDPGLLNRMYTRQGYLYVQNKKTNIKIGSQWTKYFCQYQAQPKQLIMIPYNQLTGKITTTETIRVHECQCKDETGEKFRFIVTGDDLSEQQGPGQVITHTFQAMSDYERKQWVEAMGGTWPNVNSLQRIKADSVEDNLNSLAFVFLKDCLRELEARGLSDHGLYRVGGVVSKVKKLLALGLEPSSSGEPRPLDLSDPKQWESKTIASAIKQYFRDLSKPLMTHHLYQSFVETVKHENEEDRLEDIQRVLHSLPTANREILKVLIRHLHKVACNSDKNLMTASNLGVCFGPTLLRPKEETVASIMDIKFCNEVVELLIHNCDRFFLQQSHHHNAVNDAVSSSSLLSSEPNQAGLVPLAHNGQNNRRKSSSSSNSSPSSQRQTTANLSPPDGAEVAARSSSTSMNGSSPSISASKDEPDSSRGSYHKRTKSFSSVSHWSIRSLPDEIREFRNKSVTPTLPQKSFTNDRPRSKSHQHHEPLTPTPLIEKQRSLPPASPSYESSSNQDDLMASLEMMNTLAADLPATNASPLTRESSSSSGHPPPINASNYCPLRRSRTIQASHSPTLSTHREIHKKPPLPKLSLSSSSSSSNPVLEDSTFSFTTGVDSPSNQQQHHHRYPHNQQQPQQQHQNHHISSSHNNCISSDSGSPKTTRYLPGSRNYFDTTSSNLLTNEGGSPNDEGSGPGLGMSNHRPTKHTEALFSATNPPTIPTRKYHTIFVSESALKDHLAKIEGKSSSAQMDTRMMNKISSPSPTGDSGIAGSPPVKPKQSDNLSSQEQESDIDAVSIISSALSVESDTSTSKGSKYENTGCLSQTQPHFSEDRDGDDEAEDETESIKEQKRKSVKSETSSIELDSSDEDSSNNSNHNQNPHALPPPHYQKQHQHQQQRQQQQAEESNSEDDGPQPSGQPHSDLIVVRTCTKVPSEPLTRAHIRSPRKLNVHLQSARYRDSGPYDNVFDDEWTDKTELSQILTHGQTSNV; from the exons ATGGGTTTGCTGGCTCTCGAATTCTCGGATTGTCTGCTCGATTCTCCCTACTTTCGGGAGAACCTGAAAGCCCACGAACGCCAACTGGATCAATCATCCAATAACAtcaaagacattgtgaaagACATTCAAGACGTGATGGAAGCGGGTAAAACGCTCTCCAAAGCGAAGCGGAACTTGGCCAATAGCCTGGCCGACTGCCGCCTCGAGTGCATTGGCTCCAAACTGACCCATGACGAGATCGTGATTTCCAATTCCATGCGCGAGTTGGGTCGGTTCTTTTTGTCCTGCGAGGATGAGATGGATCGAATGCTGGACCAAGCTCAAGAGAAGTTCGTCGCTCCTCTCGAGTCCTTTCGGAAGGAACAGATTGGCTCGGTCAAAAAGAAGCGGAAAGAGTTCGAGAAGCACACCGCCAAGTTCTGTGCGGCTCAAGATCGTTATGCGGGCTTGAGCTCGAAGAAGGAAGAGAGTCTAGCCGAGGCGGCCGAGATCGTGCGACAGGAGCGGAAAAGTCTGAACGGGGCCTCCCTCGAATACGTGTACCTCATGCATGTGGTTCAAGAGcgaaaaaagtttgaatttgtcGAAGGCATTCTCGGGTTCATGCAAGCCTGGACCATGTATTATAAGCATGGTCACTCGGTCACCTCCGACTTTGCCCACTACATGATGGATTTGAAGTCTCGCGTCCAGAAAACGCGTGAGAATTTCTCCCCCACGATCGAGCGTTACGATGACTTGAAGGAGAAAATGAGGGTGGCCTCGCACGACCCGGGGCTACTCAATCGCATGTACACTCGGCAAGGCTACCTGTACGTCCAGAACAAGAAGACCAACATCAAGATTGGATCGCAATggacaaaatatttctgtcAATATCAGGCTCAACCCAAGCAGTTGATCATGATTCCGTACAATCAACTGACGGGAAAGATCACGACCACAGAGACGATCCGGGTTCACGAATGTCAGTGCAAGGATGAAACCGGCGAGAAGTTCAGATTCATCGTCACAGGAGACGATCTCAGCGAGCAGCAG GGCCCTGGACAAGTCATCACACACACATTCCAAGCCATGTCGGATTATGAGCGTAAACAATGGGTTGAAGCCATGGGTGGAACCTGGCCGAATGTGAATTCATTGCAAAGAATTAAAGCCGATAGTGTCGAAGACAATTTGAACAGTTTGGCATTCGTATTTCTGAAGGATTGCCTGCGCGAACTCGAGGCTAGGGGTCTCAGCGATCATGGGTTGTACCGTGTCGGAGGAGTCGTGTCCAAGGTGAAGAAACTGCTCGCTCTCGGCCTCGAACCCAGTAGCTCGGGCGAACCACGCCCCCTTGATCTCAGCGACCCCAAGCAATGGGAGTCGAAGACCATTGCCAGTGCGATCAAGCAATATTTCCGAGACCTCTCGAAACCATTGATGACTCATCATTTATACCAATCCTTTGTGGAAACGGTGAAGCACGAGAACGAAGAGGACCGATTGGAAGATATTCAACGGGTCTTGCACAGTTTGCCCACGGCTAACAGAGAAATCCTGAAGGTTCTGATTCGTCATTTGCATAAAGTCGCTTGTAATTCTGATAAGAATCTGATGACTGCCAGCAATCTGGGCGTTTGCTTTGGGCCCACGCTTCTCCGACCTAAGGAGGAGACAGTAGCTAGTATTATGGACATCAAGTTCTGCAACGAGGTGGTCGAATTATTGATCCACAACTGTGATCGCTTCTTTCTCCAACAGAGCCATCATCACAATGCAGTCAATGATGCCGTATCATCTTCATCGCTTTTGTCGTCTGAGCCAAACCAAGCAGGGTTGGTACCCTTGGCGCATAATGGGCAAAACAATCGGAGGAAgtcctcttcctcgtcgaACTCGAGCCCAAGCTCACAACGGCAGACCACGGCCAATTTATCGCCCCCAGATGGAGCCGAGGTGGCGGCGCGTTCTTCCTCTACGTCGATGAATGGCTCTAGCCCTTCAATCTCGGCAAGTAAAGATGAACCTGATAGCTCAAGGGGATCATATCACAAGCGAACAAAGTCCTTCAGCTCGGTGAGCCATTGGTCAATACGATCTTTGCCGGATGAAATTCGAGAGTTCAGAAACAAATCTGTCACCCCCACTCTACCTCAGAAGTCTTTTACCAATGACCGGCCCAGGTCGAAGAGCCATCAGCACCACGAGCCCCTTACTCCGACacctttgattgaaaaacaacGATCTTTACCCCCAGCCAGTCCTTCGTATGAAAGCTCCTCCAACCAAGATGACCTCATGGCATCGTTGGAGATGATGAACACATTGGCTGCTGATTTACCTGCCACCAATGCATCACCTCTTACTCGTGAATCATCTTCCTCTTCTGGACATCCTCCTCCTATCAATGCCTCCAATTATTGCCCATTGAGACGAAGTCGGACAATCCAAGCCTCCCACTCCCCGACTCTGAGCACCCATAGGGAGATTCACAAGAAGCCCCCTTTACCCAAGTTGTCACTATCTTCCTCGTCATCGTCTTCCAACCCTGTGCTAGAAGACTCTACCTTTTCCTTTACAACTGGAGTTGATTCGCCATCCAACCAGCAGCAGCACCACCACCGTTATCCTCACAACCAAcagcaaccacaacaacagcaccaaAACCATCATATCAGCTCATCTCATAACAATTGTATTTCGTCTGACTCCGGGTCACCCAAAACCACCAGATATCTTCCTGGGAGCCGAAACTACTTTGACACTACTAGTAGTAACTTGCTGACAAATGAAGGCGGTTCACCCAATGACGAGGGTTCTGGCCCCGGTCTTGGCATGAGTAATCATCGTCCGACCAAACACACTGAAGCCCTATTCAGCGCCACTAATCCACCCACGATTCCAACTCGGAAATACCACACCATCTTCGTCTCGGAATCGGCCCTGAAGGACCATTTGGCCAAGATTGAAGGAAAGTCTTCATCCGCTCAAATGGATACACGTATGATGAACAAAATCAGTTCGCCTTCACCCACTGGGGATAGTGGGATTGCGGGATCCCCGCCGGTGAAACCCAAGCAATCCGATAACTTATCATCGCAAGAGCAAGAAAGTGATATTGATGCGGTCTCCATAATCAGCTCTGCCCTCTCGGTGGAATCAGATACCAGCACAAGTAAGGGTTCTAAATATGAAAACACTGGATGTCTCAGCCAAACCCAACCTCATTTCTCTGAAGATCGAGACGGCGACGACGAGGCCGAGGATGAAACTGAGTCAATAAAAGAACAGAAGAGGAAATCCGTCAAATCCGAGACAAGCTCTATCGAACTTGACTCCTCCGATGAGGATAGCAGTAACAATAGCAATCACAATCAAAACCCTCAtgctcttcctcctccacaTTATCAGAAACAGCATCAGcaccaacaacaacggcaacaaCAGCAAGCTGAGGAGAGCAATTCAGAGGATGATGGACCGCAACCAAGTGGACAACCTCATTCTGATTTGATTGTTGTCAGAACTTGCACTAAAGTGCCCTCTGAGCCTCTGACAAGAGCTCATATCCGCTCCCCTCGAAAACTAAATGTTCATCTCCAAAGTGCCCGTTATCGCGACAGTGGGCCTTACGACAATGTATTTGATGATGAGTGGACAGATAAGACGGAATTGAGTCAAATCCTTACTCACGGGCAGACCAGCAATGTGTGA
- the LOC131885744 gene encoding transmembrane protein 161B-like, producing MAVLGIQIVITMVMASVMSKIGPFCSLARWLLTSSGLIRYQHPTDEELKLLAKIPLKESKKSGKSGKSGRGPKKFWPAANGREAHPHGAEQLETFNVPRNLDLQLDVAPVLAVDVVQLRFYVEYQWLVDFAAHALGVYGLTEVYLHFFPVRGMQEVNLSMVWCFLVAGFAYKILISLNRLYFQMEEGGERSLVIVMGFVYLLFAMMVLIVHEDTLETGLDEAYASFNQSAAVFLADNAGLDSSGPASKLVLKFFIALWCGSIGALFTFPGLRLAKMQWDVLKHTEGSGPKTVLIHTSFVAPLLLTTLWIKPLSRDYLTDRVFQGMDGPLFTEDQFESFRLIMIVVVVLLRLAVMPTYLQSYLNIAYYKMEELKQEAGKINNLEMQRRVARVFYYLCVVTLQYIAPMVLILFSSLMYKTMGGGSWTGMWADLDNPTSSMPSNNTRVPIDSVTSQLGDGQFSLAWQSLKQVFTPEVFRGLLGFSTWWCCLSWFLSSAIGILYQTYFDS from the exons ATG GCCGTTTTGGGCATTCAGATCGTCATCACCATGGTCATGGCCTCGGTCATGTCTAAGATCGGACCGTTCTGCTCTTTGGCCCGTTGGCTGCTCACCTCTTCGGGCTTGATCCGCTATCAGCATCCGACGGATGAAGAGCTCAAACTCCTAGCCAAGATCCCTTTGAAAGAGTCTAAGAAGAGTGGCAAGTCCGGTAAATCCGGTCGAGGCCCCAAGAAGTTCTGGCCGGCCGCCAATGGACGTGAGGCCCACCCTCATGGTGCGGAACAACTCGAGACCTTTAACGTGCCCCGAAATTTGGACCTTCAATTAGACGTGGCCCCCGTGTTGGCCGTGGATGTAGTGCAACTCCGATTCTATGTCGAATATCAATGGCTGGTGGACTTTGCTGCCCACGCATTGGGTGTGTATGGGCTGACCGAGGTCTACTTGCACTTTTTCCCGGTGCGCGGAATGCAGGAGGTCAATCTGAGTATGGTGTGGTGCTTTTTGGTGGCTGGTTTCGCTTATAAGATCTTAATCTCGCTCAATCGGTTGTACTTTCAAATGGAGGAAGGTGGTGAACGGTCTTTGGTTATTGTTATGGGATTCGTATATCTCTTGTTTGCCATGATGGTCTTGATTGTACATGAAGACACATTAGAGACCGGATTAGACGAGGCCTACGCTAGCTTCAATCAATCAGCGGCCGTGTTTCTCGCCGATAATGCTGGCTTGGACTCCAG TGGTCCGGCGTCCAAACTGGTGCTCAAGTTCTTCATCGCATTGTGGTGCGGCTCCATCGGGGCTCTGTTCACGTTTCCCGGACTGCGTTTGGCCAAGATGCAATGGGACGTACTCAAACACACGGAGGGTTCTGGTCCCAAGACCGTGCTCATTCACACCTCATTTGTGGCTCCTCTGTTGCTGACCACGCTTTGGATCAAGCCACTGAGCCGAGATTATTTGACGGATCGAGTGTTCCAGGGTATGGACGGCCCGCTTTTCACCGAAGATCAATTCGAGAGCTTCCGTTTAATTATGATCGTGGTGGTTGTGCTACTCCGGTTGGCCGTAATGCCGACATATTTGCAATCCTATTTGAACATTGCTTACTACAAAATGGAGGAGTTGAAGCAAGAAGCGGGCAAGATTAATAATCTGGAAATGCAGCGCCGTGTAGCTCGAGTCTTTTATTACTTATGTGTG GTAACGTTGCAATACATAGCACCCATGGTGCTGATATTATTCTCATCACTCATGTACAAAACCATGGGCGGAGGAAGTTGGACGGGTATGTGGGCCGATCTCGACAACCCAACGTCGTCGATGCCTTCCAATAATACCCGAGTGCCCATAGACAGCGTAACCTCTCAATTGGGCGACGGTCAATTCTCGTTGGCTTGGCAATCGTTGAAGCAG GTGTTCACCCCCGAAGTGTTTCGAGGGCTCTTAGGCTTTTCCACGTGGTGGTGTTGCCTTTCCTGGTTTTTGTCGTCTGCCATCGGAATTCTGTACCAAACCTATTTTGACTCGTGA